The Haloarchaeobius sp. HME9146 DNA segment TCGCCCCCTTCGTCTTCGATGTCGCTCACGACGCGTTCTGCACCGGCTTCGTCCACGTCGAGTACGACGACTTCGACGCCCTCGCGTGCGAGGTGTCGGGCGTCTTCGCTACCGAGGCGACCCGCCCCGCCTGTCACGAGTGCGGTTCTGTCGGAGATTCCGAGGTCCATGCCGTGTGCGTCTCGGGGACCCTACAAGAGTGTGCGGGTTGCGGGCATCTCACAGGGGCTCTGGATCGATGTCGACCACCGCCATCGACTCGTCGTAGGTGAGCTGGAGGCCGTCATCCCCGTACCGGACGGTGATGGCGATACGAATCGGGTCCTCGGAGACGAGTTCCTGGTCGAACTCGCGACCACGGACGAAGTACTCCCAGGACAGTGGATCGATGTCGGGCTTGCGCTGGTAGAAGAACGAGATGACCGCCGGGTGCCACATCACGGTCGCCCAGGTGGGGAACCGCCAGGTGAGCTTGCACCGCGGGCAGCCGTAGTAGGCGATGGCCCACATCGTGTCCTCGAACTCTGCAGGCTCGTCGTGGTCCATATGCTCGTCGTACAGCTTGACGTCGATGGTCGGCTCCATCGAGCAGGTCGGACAGATGCCTTCTATCATCGACTGCGTCTTCAGCGCGACGCGGGCGATACCGACCTCGAAGATCTCTCGTGGTGTCCGGTCGGTGAGGCCCGCGGGGGGAATCTGGAAGGCGGCGAGCTTTCCAGGGGGCGTGGGGTAAGAGCCCGGGCACTCCGTGCACCGGAGTGTCAGTATCTCGTCGTCGTACTGGACGGTCGTCTCGGTTCCGCCACAGACCGCGCAGACCACGCCCACGTGCTGCTCTTCCATCGAGGGGTGCTCGACGCCGGTTCCGGCGACGACGGTCTGGACGATCTGTTCGCCCGCGGCCGTGAGTTCGTATCCGTCGTCCAGCGACCGGACGAAGTGCCCCTCGAGCTTGCCGAGGTGGTAGTTGAAGTTCCCAGAATCCCTGACACCGACCTCGTCCATCAGGTTCGAGTAACTGACCGGCTTGGAGGCGAGCGGTTCGGATATCTCCCAGAGTGCCTTGAGAATCCCGAACCGCGTCTCGTTGCCAAGCAGCGAGAACGCCGTCTCGGGTCGTACCGCACTCCCTTCCTTCGCCCCCGTCTTCGACATACAGGTGTCTTCTCAGAGTAGGATAATAAA contains these protein-coding regions:
- a CDS encoding helix-turn-helix domain-containing protein — translated: MSKTGAKEGSAVRPETAFSLLGNETRFGILKALWEISEPLASKPVSYSNLMDEVGVRDSGNFNYHLGKLEGHFVRSLDDGYELTAAGEQIVQTVVAGTGVEHPSMEEQHVGVVCAVCGGTETTVQYDDEILTLRCTECPGSYPTPPGKLAAFQIPPAGLTDRTPREIFEVGIARVALKTQSMIEGICPTCSMEPTIDVKLYDEHMDHDEPAEFEDTMWAIAYYGCPRCKLTWRFPTWATVMWHPAVISFFYQRKPDIDPLSWEYFVRGREFDQELVSEDPIRIAITVRYGDDGLQLTYDESMAVVDIDPEPL